A single window of Vibrio gazogenes DNA harbors:
- the argA gene encoding amino-acid N-acetyltransferase, with protein sequence MKNRSTALVKGFRQSTPYVNAHRGKTMVIMLGGEAVADKNFTNIISDIALLHSLGVKLVVVHGARPQINQILQEQACATPYYKGIRITNEKALPLVMQAAGQLQLSITGKLSLSLNNTPMAGNQLNVVSGNFVIAQPLGIDDGIDYCHSGRVRRINIDGINRALEQDSIVLLGPIASSVTGECFNLLSEEVATQVAIRLKADKLIGFCSEQGIIDEHGNAIAELFPADVEALLNRMEPDPQDDEQQDIHTGRVRFLRAAISACRAGVPRSHLVSYKEDGALIQELFSFDGIGTQVVMASSEQVRQATIDDIGGIFDLIQPLEEKGILVRRSREQLEQEIHRFTIIDRDGLIIGCAALYPYVEESMAEMACVAIHNEYRDSNRGLMLLNHMKGQAKNMGIEHMFVLTTHSLHWFREQGFVEMDVSSLPAIKQNLYNYQRRSKVLSLEL encoded by the coding sequence GTGAAAAACAGAAGTACTGCACTGGTTAAAGGCTTTCGCCAATCAACACCATACGTCAATGCGCACCGTGGAAAAACAATGGTCATCATGCTCGGTGGTGAGGCGGTCGCGGACAAAAATTTCACCAATATCATCAGTGATATTGCCCTGCTGCATAGTCTGGGAGTAAAGCTGGTCGTGGTGCATGGTGCTCGTCCGCAAATCAATCAGATTTTGCAGGAACAAGCATGTGCAACGCCCTACTATAAGGGTATTCGGATCACCAATGAAAAAGCTTTACCACTGGTCATGCAGGCCGCAGGTCAGCTCCAGCTTTCAATCACCGGAAAACTCTCCTTAAGCCTGAATAATACACCGATGGCAGGTAACCAACTGAATGTCGTCAGCGGTAATTTTGTCATTGCCCAGCCTTTAGGGATTGATGATGGAATTGACTACTGTCATAGCGGACGGGTGCGCCGCATCAATATCGATGGGATCAACCGGGCTTTAGAACAAGACTCCATCGTCCTGCTCGGCCCAATCGCCAGTTCGGTGACCGGTGAGTGTTTTAATCTTCTGTCGGAAGAGGTCGCCACACAAGTTGCGATTCGTCTCAAAGCCGACAAACTGATCGGATTCTGTTCCGAACAGGGCATTATTGATGAACACGGCAATGCGATTGCTGAGCTGTTCCCAGCCGACGTCGAAGCGCTATTGAACCGAATGGAACCCGATCCCCAGGACGACGAGCAACAAGACATTCATACTGGCAGAGTTCGTTTCCTCAGAGCTGCAATTTCAGCCTGTCGCGCAGGCGTTCCTCGCAGTCATTTGGTCAGCTACAAAGAAGATGGTGCCTTGATTCAAGAGCTGTTCTCTTTTGATGGTATCGGTACTCAGGTTGTCATGGCTAGTTCAGAACAGGTCCGTCAGGCCACCATCGATGATATCGGGGGTATTTTCGATTTAATCCAGCCACTGGAAGAGAAAGGCATTTTGGTGCGTCGTTCGAGAGAACAGCTTGAACAAGAAATTCATCGCTTCACGATTATTGACCGCGACGGCCTGATTATTGGTTGTGCTGCGCTTTATCCCTATGTGGAAGAGAGCATGGCAGAAATGGCATGTGTCGCCATTCATAATGAATACCGAGATAGTAATCGTGGACTGATGTTGCTCAATCATATGAAAGGGCAAGCGAAGAACATGGGGATCGAACATATGTTCGTGCTCACTACGCATAGCCTGCATTGGTTCAGAGAACAGGGATTTGTCGAGATGGACGTGAGTTCACTACCGGCAATCAAACAAAACCTGTACAACTACCAACGCCGCTCTAAAGTATTGAGTCTCGAACTGTAA
- the recD gene encoding exodeoxyribonuclease V subunit alpha, protein MIQLAQSLASLAEKRVIRPLDQQFARFIAHQCSQDQAAVAWLAALVSYELGRGHICVPLVGDEGQVVRSQLLFGHAVTELHTVRDCVESLDWLAVLTRCPLIGEPGSYLPLIFDGKRLYLQRYWFYEHQLALRLQGLSSPVLNDTAQTEYLAETLNQLFPRPYDSLFEALQQVSSVGERQRLVCEYLDVVQESALDWTSIDELLQQASGGSALSGLNTLVPESVCLNWQKVAAAIALSRRFAVISGGPGTGKTTTVARLLAALVSQNHAVQQKLVIKLVAPTGKAAARLTESISQAVERLTIPTEMKARIPTQASTLHRLLGAIPNSAEFRHHQHNPLHVDLLVVDEASMIDLPMMYKLLMALPDHARLVLLGDKDQLASVEAGAVLGDICAFQTQGYSRSQITQLARLTGYQFASPLPHQDVPPLADSLCLLQKSYRFHARSGIGQLAKAVNSGDVSQLFQITQQSYADVQIHGLDSESYHQMLQTLVAEYAHYLHAIADQSAIAAGTTPEKKAEYVLRLFHRCRLLCAIRDGDFGVTGVNQRVERALSRHKLIRKSDEPWYEGRPVMITRNDHHLELYNGDIGICMRDPQDDRLKVYFEQFDGHVRGFLPSRIPQHETAYAMTIHKSQGSEFDFTLLLLPPDHTPLLTRELVYTGITRARKRLALFTSPKILQAAVRVKTQRVSGLREKMAE, encoded by the coding sequence ATGATCCAACTGGCTCAGTCTCTGGCATCGTTAGCTGAAAAACGTGTGATTCGTCCGTTGGATCAGCAATTTGCCCGTTTTATTGCTCATCAGTGCTCACAAGATCAGGCTGCGGTGGCATGGCTCGCTGCGCTGGTGAGTTATGAACTGGGTCGCGGACACATTTGTGTACCACTGGTGGGTGATGAAGGGCAAGTGGTGCGGTCGCAATTATTATTCGGTCATGCGGTTACTGAGTTGCACACGGTCAGAGACTGTGTTGAATCACTTGATTGGTTGGCGGTACTGACGCGTTGCCCATTGATTGGCGAGCCGGGCAGTTATTTGCCCCTGATCTTTGATGGAAAACGACTTTATCTCCAGCGTTATTGGTTCTATGAGCATCAGTTGGCGTTGCGCTTGCAGGGATTGTCATCACCCGTTCTGAACGATACGGCACAAACTGAATATTTAGCTGAAACGTTAAATCAATTATTTCCCCGTCCCTATGACAGCTTATTTGAGGCACTACAACAGGTGTCGTCAGTGGGAGAGCGGCAGCGTCTGGTCTGTGAATATCTCGATGTTGTTCAAGAATCTGCATTGGACTGGACGTCGATTGATGAATTATTACAGCAAGCATCCGGTGGTTCGGCACTTTCAGGGCTAAATACGTTGGTGCCGGAATCGGTATGTCTGAATTGGCAGAAGGTCGCAGCCGCGATTGCGTTAAGTCGCCGTTTTGCCGTCATTTCCGGTGGGCCGGGCACGGGGAAAACCACGACCGTCGCGCGGTTGCTGGCGGCATTGGTGAGTCAGAATCATGCGGTTCAGCAGAAGTTGGTGATTAAGCTGGTTGCCCCGACGGGAAAGGCTGCGGCACGGTTGACTGAATCGATCAGTCAGGCGGTTGAACGATTGACCATTCCTACGGAGATGAAAGCACGGATACCGACTCAGGCAAGTACGTTGCACCGGTTATTAGGTGCGATTCCGAATAGTGCCGAGTTTCGCCATCACCAGCACAATCCACTTCATGTCGATTTGCTGGTGGTTGATGAGGCGTCGATGATCGATTTGCCAATGATGTATAAGTTATTGATGGCCTTACCTGATCATGCTCGTTTGGTGCTATTGGGCGATAAGGATCAGTTAGCTTCTGTTGAGGCCGGAGCGGTGTTAGGCGATATTTGTGCGTTTCAGACTCAGGGATATAGCCGGAGTCAAATCACTCAGTTGGCTCGGTTAACGGGATACCAATTTGCTTCACCACTCCCTCATCAAGACGTGCCGCCACTGGCGGACAGTTTGTGCCTATTACAGAAAAGTTACCGGTTTCATGCTCGCTCCGGGATCGGACAACTGGCCAAAGCGGTGAATTCAGGTGATGTATCCCAGTTGTTTCAGATAACACAACAAAGCTACGCTGATGTACAAATTCATGGGTTGGATAGTGAAAGCTATCATCAAATGTTACAGACGTTGGTTGCCGAGTATGCACATTACTTGCACGCGATTGCGGATCAATCTGCAATCGCGGCGGGGACCACGCCTGAGAAAAAAGCGGAATATGTACTGCGGTTATTCCATCGTTGTCGATTATTGTGCGCGATTAGAGATGGCGACTTTGGTGTGACAGGTGTTAATCAGAGAGTGGAGCGAGCCTTAAGTCGTCATAAACTGATTCGTAAAAGTGATGAACCGTGGTATGAAGGTCGTCCGGTAATGATTACCCGTAATGATCACCATCTTGAGTTATATAATGGGGATATCGGCATTTGTATGCGAGATCCTCAGGATGATCGGCTAAAGGTCTATTTTGAACAGTTTGACGGCCATGTCCGAGGTTTTCTGCCAAGCCGGATTCCTCAACATGAGACCGCTTACGCCATGACAATCCATAAGTCGCAGGGCAGCGAATTTGATTTTACATTGTTGCTGCTACCACCGGATCATACCCCGCTTTTAACGCGGGAGTTGGTTTATACCGGTATTACTCGGGCGAGAAAGCGGTTGGCTCTCTTTACGTCTCCCAAAATCTTGCAGGCAGCTGTCAGGGTGAAAACACAGCGAGTGAGTGGTTTAAGAGAAAAAATGGCGGAGTGA
- the recB gene encoding exodeoxyribonuclease V subunit beta, whose amino-acid sequence MSHTASDGMIPLEPMRFPLHGMRLIEASAGTGKTFTIAGLYLRLLLGHGDAQVRHATPLRVDQILVVTFTEAATAELKGRIRARIHEARLAFARHHSDDPLLQSFLDEIPDHAEAASVLLQAEREMDTMAVYTIHGFCQRMLVQNAFESGSRFHHDFITDESRLKAQVVADYWRRQFYPLSVELAAEVRHLWPTPNALLAQIGPYLSGHAPALSVSAMDASLEQLHQDNLHRIVEMKAQWRQYQSDIDACIAESDVNKRVYTKKFRPQWIGQVSQWAEAETYSYWVPEQLSRFSQQVLYEKTPTGTPPEHPLFEVIDAFLATPVSIEAPLKAHAIDSCRHLLAKAKSEQQWLSFDDLLSQLSSALDLDSTGQLAQRIRTLYPVAMIDEFQDTDPLQYHIFSHIYAPHPACGLLMIGDPKQAIYAFRGADIFTYIKARRQVSSHYTLATNWRSGQSMIDAVNRLFASSDSPFLHDSDIPFIQVAAPPEAQQRQWQLYQQVQPAMTYWWPDDLESDSVMTKGEYEHIMANATAAQIQTVLQAAHDEAGILCSKNGPKTIQAGNIAVLVRTGREGRLIKEALARQDIASVYLSNRESVFASDIAVDIQRLLQAVLTPEQERPLRAALASPLFGLAIQDLDALNSNESLWERVVQEFRQYRTIWSERGILPMLRSVLYQRHLAERWLALKGGERLLTDYLHIGELLQQAGAEIESDHGLLRWLTQSMIDVAQGSHPETSIQRLESEKNLVQIVTIHKSKGLEYDLVFLPFVMSFREAKEARYYDEQQDRIVLDITRQDAALAKAEQERLAEDLRLLYVALTRSIYGCYVGIAPLKGRSGKGASSAHLSAIGYLLQQGEPGDAGLLQQGIASQCDSEGHTVIDMPPQLPESPLPRVDAPQHTLTAQQKQQPIERAWRMTSYSNLVKQSGHHAFLDATQEVPGFDLDSAGEADESLFDPQEQTIFTFPKGATAGTFLHSLFEQIEFTEAPDSPANTKVIQTLMTSAAIDESWLPVLQQMLMHVLQTPLDGKKLRLGQIPAQQRLVEMEFLLPIDKLRSPLLNRILKRYDALSAQAGELNFAQVEGMLKGFIDLVFEYQGRYYVLDWKSNHLGNQPEDYSASYLDAAMVEHRYDFQYQIYTLALHRFLASRMVDYTYEQHFGGVFYLFLRGMDGQTPSGVFAHRPQFELINALDRFFAGEDDNMRATQEGQMELDL is encoded by the coding sequence ATGAGTCACACAGCATCTGATGGCATGATCCCGCTAGAACCGATGCGATTTCCGTTGCATGGGATGCGTTTGATTGAAGCATCCGCTGGAACAGGAAAAACATTTACGATTGCTGGTCTCTATTTGCGCCTGTTGTTAGGACATGGCGATGCTCAGGTGCGCCATGCGACACCGCTGCGGGTGGATCAAATTTTAGTGGTGACATTTACAGAAGCGGCCACCGCTGAGTTGAAAGGGCGGATTCGTGCCCGGATTCATGAAGCCCGACTGGCATTTGCCCGACATCATAGTGATGATCCGCTGCTGCAATCCTTTCTCGATGAAATTCCTGATCATGCTGAGGCTGCCAGTGTCTTGCTACAGGCAGAGCGAGAGATGGATACGATGGCAGTTTATACGATCCACGGATTCTGTCAGCGGATGTTAGTTCAGAATGCGTTTGAATCCGGGAGCCGCTTTCATCACGATTTCATTACAGATGAAAGCCGTCTCAAAGCGCAGGTCGTGGCGGATTATTGGCGACGACAGTTTTATCCGTTGTCAGTTGAACTGGCGGCTGAAGTTCGTCACTTATGGCCGACCCCCAATGCTCTGCTGGCTCAAATCGGTCCTTATCTGAGTGGTCATGCGCCAGCGCTTTCCGTCAGTGCGATGGATGCCAGCCTTGAACAATTACATCAAGATAACTTGCACCGTATCGTTGAGATGAAGGCACAATGGCGACAGTATCAGTCTGATATTGATGCGTGTATTGCTGAATCGGATGTCAATAAGCGTGTGTACACCAAAAAATTCCGGCCACAGTGGATTGGGCAAGTGTCTCAATGGGCGGAAGCGGAGACGTATAGTTACTGGGTTCCCGAACAGTTGTCTCGTTTTTCACAACAAGTGTTGTATGAGAAAACGCCAACCGGTACACCACCGGAGCATCCGTTATTTGAGGTCATTGACGCGTTTCTTGCAACACCAGTGTCAATTGAAGCGCCTTTGAAAGCGCATGCGATTGACAGTTGTCGTCATTTGCTGGCAAAAGCAAAGTCGGAACAGCAGTGGTTATCGTTTGATGATTTGCTGTCTCAACTTTCATCAGCCTTGGATCTGGATAGCACCGGTCAGTTAGCGCAGCGGATTCGCACATTATATCCAGTTGCAATGATTGATGAGTTTCAGGATACCGATCCGCTGCAATACCATATTTTCAGCCACATTTACGCCCCGCATCCTGCGTGTGGCTTGTTGATGATTGGTGACCCGAAACAGGCGATTTATGCGTTCCGCGGGGCGGATATCTTTACCTATATCAAAGCGCGTCGTCAGGTAAGCTCCCATTATACGCTAGCGACCAACTGGCGATCCGGGCAGTCGATGATCGATGCGGTAAACCGATTGTTTGCCTCGTCTGATAGTCCTTTTCTCCATGATTCGGATATTCCGTTCATTCAGGTCGCGGCCCCACCTGAGGCGCAGCAGCGCCAATGGCAACTGTATCAGCAAGTGCAACCTGCCATGACTTACTGGTGGCCGGATGATCTTGAATCGGATTCCGTCATGACCAAAGGTGAATACGAACACATCATGGCAAATGCGACTGCGGCTCAAATCCAAACGGTTCTACAGGCCGCGCATGATGAGGCAGGGATCCTCTGTTCCAAGAATGGACCGAAAACGATTCAGGCTGGAAACATCGCAGTGTTGGTCCGGACGGGGCGTGAAGGACGACTCATCAAAGAAGCGTTGGCGCGTCAGGATATTGCCAGTGTCTATTTATCGAATCGGGAGAGTGTTTTTGCCAGTGACATCGCAGTGGATATTCAGCGTTTGTTGCAGGCGGTGTTGACTCCGGAGCAGGAGCGTCCGCTCCGGGCTGCGTTAGCCTCTCCTTTGTTTGGACTGGCGATTCAGGATTTAGATGCATTGAATAGCAATGAGTCGTTATGGGAGCGCGTGGTTCAGGAGTTTCGTCAGTACCGTACCATCTGGTCAGAACGCGGTATTCTGCCCATGCTACGGTCAGTGCTTTATCAGCGCCATCTTGCTGAGCGTTGGCTCGCACTCAAAGGCGGGGAACGATTGTTGACGGACTATTTACACATCGGTGAGCTGTTACAGCAAGCGGGAGCCGAAATTGAAAGTGATCATGGTCTGTTGCGCTGGCTGACTCAGTCGATGATTGATGTGGCTCAGGGAAGTCATCCGGAAACGTCGATCCAGCGGTTAGAATCAGAAAAAAATCTGGTGCAAATCGTGACGATTCATAAGTCAAAAGGGCTCGAATATGATTTGGTGTTTCTCCCGTTTGTGATGAGTTTCCGTGAGGCCAAAGAGGCGCGTTACTACGATGAGCAGCAGGATCGAATTGTTCTGGATATCACCCGTCAAGATGCGGCGCTTGCTAAAGCAGAACAAGAGCGGTTGGCCGAAGACTTACGTTTGTTATATGTGGCTTTAACGCGTTCAATCTATGGTTGTTATGTTGGGATCGCGCCGCTGAAAGGGCGTTCAGGAAAAGGAGCAAGCAGCGCTCATTTATCTGCAATCGGTTATTTGTTGCAACAGGGCGAACCCGGTGATGCCGGATTGTTGCAGCAGGGCATAGCATCTCAGTGTGATAGTGAAGGACACACGGTTATCGACATGCCGCCGCAACTTCCCGAGTCGCCTTTGCCCCGCGTTGACGCACCGCAGCACACGTTAACAGCGCAACAGAAACAGCAACCGATTGAGCGGGCGTGGCGCATGACCAGTTATTCCAATCTGGTTAAACAATCCGGCCATCATGCTTTTCTCGATGCCACACAAGAAGTACCTGGATTCGATCTCGATTCAGCCGGAGAAGCGGATGAATCTCTGTTCGATCCACAAGAACAGACGATTTTCACCTTTCCGAAAGGGGCAACCGCAGGGACATTTTTGCACAGTTTGTTTGAGCAGATTGAATTTACCGAGGCTCCGGATAGCCCGGCAAACACCAAGGTGATACAAACATTGATGACGTCGGCTGCGATTGATGAGTCTTGGCTGCCGGTCTTACAACAGATGCTCATGCATGTATTACAGACACCTTTAGATGGTAAAAAATTGCGTCTGGGGCAAATTCCAGCCCAGCAGCGTTTGGTTGAAATGGAGTTTCTGTTGCCGATTGATAAGTTACGTTCCCCTCTGTTGAACCGAATTCTGAAACGGTACGATGCTTTGTCCGCTCAGGCCGGAGAGCTGAATTTTGCTCAGGTCGAAGGGATGCTGAAGGGATTTATCGATCTCGTGTTTGAATATCAGGGTCGATATTACGTGCTGGATTGGAAATCAAATCATTTGGGAAATCAGCCTGAAGACTATAGCGCCTCTTATCTCGACGCTGCGATGGTTGAGCACCGGTATGATTTCCAGTATCAAATTTATACGTTGGCACTGCATCGATTTTTAGCCAGTCGTATGGTGGACTATACCTATGAGCAACATTTTGGTGGTGTGTTTTATCTGTTTCTGCGTGGTATGGATGGACAAACCCCGTCGGGGGTATTTGCCCATCGCCCTCAATTTGAACTGATTAATGCATTAGACCGTTTTTTTGCCGGAGAAGATGACAATATGCGTGCAACGCAGGAAGGACAAATGGAGCTCGACTTATGA
- the recC gene encoding exodeoxyribonuclease V subunit gamma — MFTVYHSNQLDTLKILLVHLIQSDPLTHPFEAEQILVQSPGMSQWLKMALAQELGITANIDFPLPATFIWEMFSSVLPDVPKRSAFNKEAMTWKLMRLLPEMLDQAEFMPLQQYLADDNSALKRFQLAEKIADIFDGYLVYRPDWIERWEADQPVESLAERHPWQPLLWQRLFEDTKRLGQSHYHRGNLYQQFIEQLQQTRVPDGILPKRLFIFGITALPPRYLDALQALGEQIDVHLMLTNPCQHYWGEIRDRKYLARVASLKRKQVVLQEGQWVSGGERSPLKGGIDANLDDELHLQQAVGNSLLASMGKLGRDNLYLLSQIESEEHEFFIETPRDTLLHQIQADILHLEEHQNDQMLTSSEHKQPINSTDDSLSIHQCHSPLREVEVLHDELLSLFDRHPDLKPRDVIVMVADINTYSPVIEAVFGNASAERYIPFSISDRTADQESPVLQAFMRLLQLPHSRCLASELLELLETPTMMARFDINEAEFLQAKGWVEAAGIRWGLNEQTASEFDLPPTRQNTWEFGIDRMLAGYAMSDSAAMLELDDHNVAPYNEIQGLDAELAGKLAAFISRIRDYRQQLRQTLPVAEWRELLHALLDDFFVASVEEEVSFQHIRDTLSHLQEQLQDAHYEAPIAPDILYHYLTGQLSNARVSQRFLAGQVNFCTLMPMRSIPFRVVCLLGMNDGVYPRTVPAEGFDLMTEQARPGDRSRRDDDRYLFLEALLSARERLYISYVGRSVQDNSLSLPSVLVSELVAYCHQNYCLDGDQALASDTSGDRLVQQMTSSHPMVPYSPDAFTSPHGSYAREWLPAATGTALPEPIAAATQLPDFFADVAFPLELDFVELQRFWRLPAQYFFNRRLRVWFENELVSLQDEEPFSLNGLARYHLLNELVAVLLSARRSAAEPEHHSGMPAQRSETQQVEHFIQTKRAQGQLPIGAFGELEFREHYEQALALTEVIDELCQQPKPDCELNFYTTALGEDRPIQLLGWVTDYFQSGLVRYRVGRIRAQDYLSAWLDHLAVAVMGESCPTHLIGYERKSGVQHLYYPAMTAQQAQAYLDEFIRLYAEGMNHPLAYFPQVALAGIEAGFNRQREWHEDEEKAAKKMQEAFIGNDFSAVGGEGQNAYIGRIWPQWSDALSQTAHAYAVQILLPPMLWVRADTDES; from the coding sequence TTGTTTACTGTTTATCATTCAAATCAACTTGATACTCTCAAGATCCTGCTGGTTCATTTAATTCAAAGTGATCCATTGACTCACCCGTTTGAAGCCGAGCAAATTTTGGTTCAGAGTCCGGGGATGTCGCAGTGGCTGAAAATGGCGCTGGCGCAGGAGCTTGGCATCACGGCTAACATTGATTTTCCGTTGCCGGCGACATTTATCTGGGAGATGTTTTCCAGTGTGTTACCGGATGTCCCGAAGCGGAGTGCCTTCAATAAAGAAGCGATGACCTGGAAGTTGATGCGACTTTTACCGGAAATGCTCGATCAAGCCGAGTTTATGCCATTACAGCAGTATCTGGCGGATGACAATTCAGCGTTGAAACGATTTCAGTTGGCTGAAAAAATTGCCGATATCTTCGATGGCTATTTGGTTTATCGCCCCGACTGGATTGAACGTTGGGAAGCGGATCAACCGGTTGAATCACTGGCTGAGCGCCATCCGTGGCAACCGCTATTGTGGCAACGATTGTTTGAGGACACCAAGCGGTTGGGGCAGTCGCACTATCACCGCGGCAACTTATATCAACAGTTCATCGAACAGTTACAACAGACCCGGGTTCCTGACGGCATTTTACCCAAGCGGTTGTTTATTTTTGGTATTACGGCCCTGCCACCTCGTTATCTGGACGCACTCCAAGCTTTGGGAGAGCAGATCGATGTCCACCTGATGTTAACCAATCCGTGTCAGCATTATTGGGGGGAAATCCGTGATCGAAAGTATCTGGCCCGAGTTGCGAGTCTGAAGCGTAAACAGGTTGTATTACAAGAAGGCCAATGGGTTTCCGGTGGCGAACGCTCGCCATTAAAAGGGGGAATCGACGCCAATCTTGACGATGAACTGCATTTGCAGCAAGCGGTCGGAAATAGTTTGCTGGCATCAATGGGGAAACTTGGGCGCGATAACCTCTACCTGCTGTCGCAGATTGAAAGTGAAGAACATGAGTTTTTTATTGAAACGCCCCGAGATACGCTCTTACATCAGATTCAGGCCGACATTCTCCATCTCGAAGAACATCAGAATGATCAAATGCTGACCTCTAGCGAGCACAAGCAACCGATCAATAGCACTGATGATTCTCTGTCGATTCATCAGTGTCACAGTCCGCTGCGAGAAGTGGAAGTCCTGCACGATGAGCTGTTGTCATTGTTTGACCGTCACCCTGATCTCAAGCCCCGGGATGTGATCGTGATGGTTGCCGACATCAATACCTACAGTCCGGTGATTGAAGCGGTCTTCGGTAATGCATCCGCTGAGCGCTATATTCCATTTTCAATTTCTGACCGCACGGCGGATCAAGAATCCCCGGTTTTGCAGGCGTTCATGCGGTTGCTTCAGTTGCCGCACTCTCGCTGTCTTGCTTCGGAATTACTCGAATTGTTGGAAACCCCGACGATGATGGCGCGGTTTGATATCAATGAAGCCGAATTTTTACAGGCGAAGGGCTGGGTTGAAGCCGCCGGGATTCGCTGGGGGCTGAATGAGCAGACGGCAAGCGAGTTCGATTTACCGCCAACAAGACAAAACACATGGGAATTCGGGATTGACCGAATGCTGGCTGGCTATGCGATGTCCGATTCAGCAGCCATGCTGGAACTGGATGATCATAATGTAGCACCGTATAACGAGATTCAGGGGCTCGACGCTGAGTTGGCCGGCAAACTGGCTGCGTTTATCAGTCGGATTCGGGATTACCGTCAGCAGTTGCGGCAGACATTGCCGGTTGCCGAATGGCGTGAATTACTCCATGCCTTGCTGGATGACTTTTTTGTCGCTTCGGTGGAAGAGGAAGTCAGCTTTCAGCATATCCGCGATACGCTCAGTCATCTCCAGGAACAGTTACAGGACGCGCATTATGAAGCGCCGATTGCACCAGATATTTTATATCACTATCTTACCGGGCAGTTATCCAATGCCCGAGTCAGTCAGCGCTTTCTCGCCGGGCAAGTGAACTTCTGTACCTTGATGCCGATGCGTTCGATTCCTTTCCGAGTGGTTTGCTTACTGGGGATGAACGACGGGGTTTACCCTCGAACGGTGCCGGCCGAAGGGTTTGATTTAATGACGGAGCAGGCGCGCCCCGGTGATCGTTCACGCCGGGATGATGATCGTTATCTGTTTCTTGAAGCATTGCTCTCCGCCCGCGAGCGTCTGTATATCAGTTATGTCGGACGTTCAGTTCAAGATAATAGTCTCAGTTTGCCATCGGTTTTGGTGAGTGAGCTGGTGGCGTATTGCCATCAGAATTATTGTTTGGACGGGGATCAAGCGCTCGCCAGTGATACCTCCGGTGATCGGCTGGTACAACAAATGACTTCGTCCCACCCGATGGTGCCGTATAGCCCTGATGCATTCACCAGTCCGCACGGTAGTTATGCCAGAGAGTGGCTTCCGGCAGCGACGGGAACGGCGTTACCCGAGCCAATCGCTGCAGCCACGCAATTACCTGATTTCTTTGCCGATGTGGCATTTCCATTGGAATTGGACTTTGTCGAGTTACAACGCTTCTGGCGTTTGCCTGCACAGTATTTTTTCAATCGCCGTTTACGTGTCTGGTTCGAAAATGAGTTGGTGTCATTGCAGGATGAAGAGCCGTTTTCACTCAATGGTCTGGCACGTTATCACCTGCTCAATGAATTAGTCGCAGTCCTGCTGAGTGCGCGTCGCAGTGCCGCTGAGCCAGAGCACCATTCAGGCATGCCAGCACAACGTTCAGAAACACAGCAGGTTGAGCATTTTATTCAAACAAAGCGGGCACAAGGACAACTTCCTATCGGGGCTTTCGGTGAACTTGAGTTCCGCGAGCATTATGAACAAGCGCTCGCCCTGACCGAGGTCATCGATGAATTATGTCAGCAGCCGAAGCCTGACTGTGAGCTCAATTTCTATACCACAGCGTTGGGGGAGGATCGGCCGATTCAATTACTCGGTTGGGTGACTGACTATTTTCAATCCGGTCTGGTGCGCTATCGGGTTGGTCGTATACGTGCGCAGGATTATTTATCTGCATGGCTGGATCACCTAGCCGTTGCGGTCATGGGGGAATCATGTCCGACACATCTTATCGGTTATGAGCGCAAGAGTGGCGTTCAGCACCTGTATTATCCTGCGATGACGGCTCAGCAAGCCCAAGCCTATCTGGATGAGTTCATCCGCCTCTATGCTGAGGGTATGAATCATCCTTTAGCTTATTTTCCGCAAGTTGCGTTGGCCGGAATTGAAGCGGGTTTCAATCGTCAGCGGGAATGGCACGAAGATGAAGAAAAAGCCGCGAAAAAAATGCAAGAGGCCTTCATCGGTAATGACTTTAGTGCGGTTGGTGGCGAAGGGCAAAATGCTTATATTGGCCGTATCTGGCCGCAGTGGTCAGACGCTTTAAGTCAGACGGCGCATGCTTATGCGGTACAGATTTTACTGCCCCCGATGCTTTGGGTCAGAGCAGACACTGATGAATCATGA